One Stigmatopora argus isolate UIUO_Sarg chromosome 20, RoL_Sarg_1.0, whole genome shotgun sequence genomic region harbors:
- the LOC144065519 gene encoding uncharacterized protein LOC144065519 isoform X4 encodes MPAGTKRPKFQEELFDLKGYRQEGFRNDLGAEGQESVDLEGEVELPQIKEEEPEFPQQQMGDEQLPIKREEDHFIWSLGEFVKREDVLGVASGGAKPANTTTWPLIKEEEPEFPQQQMGDEQLPIKKEEDHFTWSPGESVRRDCLGVTSKGEEPANASEWPQIKEEEAEFSQQC; translated from the exons ATGCCTGCAGGAACGAAACGGCCAaagttccaggaggaactttttgacctcAAAGGATATAGACAAGAAG gtttcagaaatgatcttggtgctgaagGGCAGGAGTccgttgaccttgaaggggaagttgagctcccccaaatcaaagaggaggagccagagttccctcaacaacaaatgggagacgagcaacttcccatcaaaagggaggaagatcatttcatctggtcacttggtgagttcgtgaagagggaagatgttctgggcgtggccagcggaggggcgaagccagcaaacaccacaacatggcccctaattaaagaggaggagccagagttccctcaacaacaaatgggagacgagcaacttccaatcaaaaaggaggaagatcatttcacctggtcaccaggtGAGTCCGTGAGAAGGGATtgtctgggcgtgaccagcaaaggggaggagcctgcAAATGCTTCAgaatggccccaaattaaagaggaggaggcagagttctctcaacagtgctaa
- the LOC144066122 gene encoding uncharacterized protein LOC144066122, whose product MMHEKVLHRLQGFRNQPPQFEGEEPEFPQDQKREEQLEIKMEEEDVPWSTGEESFKMEEDLGRASGGAEPANTSAWPQIKEEAELPQQQKREDQPPIEKEEDVTWSSGELFKSEDDLVMDLVADLLSKPFSRRTYQEKLDIIKKGRSTPKLASLSQPGKGCVRRFQFANYERYPWLTGSEEHCKLYCWECLLFATNGHGVWSNTGFDLTDMKRTDNLYDRL is encoded by the exons ATGATGCACGAGAAAGTTCTTCACAGACTACAAG gtttcagaaatcagCCCCCCCAATTCGAAGGGGAGGAGCCCGAGTTTCCTCAAgaccaaaagagagaagagcaacttgaaataaaaatggaggaagaagatgtcccctggtcaactggtgaagagtcttttaagatggaagaggatctgggcagggccagtggaggggcggagcctgcaaacacctctgcatggccccaaattaaagaggaagcAGAGCTGCCTCAACAGCAAAAGAGGGAAGATCAACCTCCCatcgaaaaggaggaagatgtcacctggtcatctGGTGAgcttttcaagagtgaagatgatctcgtaatggatttggttgcagatttactgtcaaagccattttcaagacggacttatcaagaaaagctggacatcattaagaaagggcggtcaactccaaagctagcaagcctgtcacaaccgggaaaagggtgtgtccgccgctttcagttcgctaactacgagcgctacccctggcttacgggctccgaggaacactgcaaattgtattgctgggagtgcttgttatttgccaccaatggacatggtgtttggagcaacactggatttgacTTGACTGATATGAAACGCACAGATAATCTGtatgacaga ctgtag